Within Citrus sinensis cultivar Valencia sweet orange chromosome 1, DVS_A1.0, whole genome shotgun sequence, the genomic segment ACGACGACGCCAGCGGATAAGAGATCGTTGGAATTAGTGAAATCCAGTAAAGCGATGGAGCAATTAGACATCGAACGCGGCGTTTGCGTGCCGTTTCGCAAGTACACGCCTGAAACAGTACGATTAGATTTAGTGTcctgtaattatttttatttatttatcttttcgTGTTCTTGATATTCGATGTTCGCCTTCTGTAAACTTGGCTGTTAGTTTCGTTACGAGTTATGAAAAATTTGGCTTACGTAGTCAAGTTTTCTGTTGACAACTGGGCTTCATATCAAGAGCTTCTCATAAAGCACTTCATTCAAGTGCTTTCTTCACCACATAAGCTTTTTGTGGTTTGTACTGTAATTGCATATTTTTTGACCTGTGCTGACATATTCTTTGTCGAGGATTAAAGTGTCGGGATACAGATATATGATATTCTGTGTGTGTTGGGGAGTGCTTTCTGTAAAAAGAATTGCTTCATAGTTAAGCACTTTCTGAAAAAGCAGATATCTATAGCTTCTTCAACAGCACTTGACTGACTTCACCATATCTTTCTGGAAAATCAACGGCAAAATGTTTCACTCTATACATGTCATTATAAACACTTTCCTTCAAACTGTACTCCACAGCATAAAAAGAacattttactatttaaaaGTGCTTTCAGCACAATCTTGCATTTTGGCTTGAATTTGATTGtgttgttgttgataattAGGTGAGGAACAAGGTATTGGAATCTAGAGGGGCTGTAATTTCTCTAATGTCACGTGGAGTGGAGATAGTATGGAGTTTGGGATTGTATTGGTCTAATTTGACGTATGATTGTTTGGTTGGAAGAGACAAAGAGGTTGTTCCTGATCGTGCTCGCCAACTTCGGAATCTCTTGTGTAATTTGGGGCCTTCCTTTATCAAAGCTGGGCAGGTTTGTCTTTACCTTTcagaattttcattttttgactACAGATATGCGTTGAAATGTTTGAGCCATTACAAAGGGATAGATATGAGTATTAGTTAGGACATTCCCCTCTGGTCCTTAGTTTTACATATTGAATGAGTGATCTGCTTGTGCTGCAGGTGCTTGCGAACAGGCCTGATATTGTAAGAGAAGATTATATGAATGAACTCTGCATTCTTCAAGATGATGTCCCCTCTTTTCCAAATCAGGTAAAACATACTATGACAATGGATAACAGCTATCTATGAGCATCTTTTAagcaattttttattgcagTGGGACAGAATATTTTTGCCTAAGCAGTGACTGGTTTGATAGGTTGCTTTTAACATTATAGAAGAGGAATTGGGTCGACCTCTGGAAGCTGTCTTCAGCAAAATTTCTTCACAGACAATAGCGGCTGCAAGTCTGGGTCAAGTTTACCGAGCCACCCTGCGTGAAACAGGGGAGGACGTTGCTATTAAGGTTGTATGATGTTTATCTGCTGGTTTGTCTAACACATTCTTGAATGCATCCTTCCTTCTCACGAATGTTTTCCAGTTTTGCttaattaacataaattatatgataGAGAATTATCGAAAACTGCCTTCATTGGCGTCTGAAATCCTTGGAATGCAGTAGCCATGTTCTACTATTCCTCCTCTGCAACCTTTGCCTCAAGTTAAAACTATATTTTCTGCCAAGCAAAATTcagttttttatttcagtaTTGTAGATATCTTGTGTGAGGAGATATTCCTCTTGCCTGCTTCAAATTGTGAAAGTTTTGTGAAAGAATTAACAGGTTTCATATGCTTACAGGTGCAAAGGCCTGGGATAGAGCCCATAATCTACCgagatctttttcttttcagaacTCTTGCTTCATTCTTAAATGGAATCAGTATACAGAAACTTGGTTGCAATGCCGAGCTCATAGTTGATGAATTTGGTGAAAAGCTTTTGGAAGAGCTTGATTACACTCTGGTACTTTTCATAGCTGCTCTTATGTTTGACATAAATAAAGTGCTTATAAGTTCACCGCATTTTAGAGGAGCACTATTTGCAAACAATGTTTACATCCTTGGCTTCACCATATTTGCCTAGAttcattttgtcttttgtctcctatatttttaatcatctatagttactcttttttttttaaactctttCAGGAAGCCCGGAATATGGAAGACTTCCTGGAGAACTTTAAAGATGACCCTACTGTTAAAATTCCTCGGGTTTACAAACGGCTTTCTGGTTCACGTGTTTTAGTGATGGAATGGATTGATGGTATTCGCTGCACTGACCCCCAGGTTAAGCATCTATACTTTAGATGGATGGTGTTATTTGAATCATTTATCACTTTCAAAGCAAGCACTATCATAAGATATCAccttttaaaatcttttttctcaACGTACCTCAGGCAATAAAGGGAGCTGGAATTGATGTAGGTGGATTTCTAACAGTAGGAGTGAGTGCTGCTTTGAGGCAACTGCTAGAATTTGGGTTATTTCATGGAGATCCGCATCCTGGAAATATCTTTGCTATGCGTGATGGACGTATTGCTTATGTGGACTTTGGGAATGTTGCTGAACTTAGTCAAGTAAGTTGTATTCCCAGATAAATGCTAAaagaagttaaaattttattaagatttctTTGCGACTTTGGCAGATAATTGAAATAGGTGTGTGTTCTTATTTGGAAATATACAAGAAAATACTCCTCTTACCAAATTAAACCATTTTGATCTGGTTTATATCTTCAGCAAAACAAACAGATTTTGATCGATGCTGTTGTCCATGCTGTGAATGAGGACTATGCTGAGATGGCAAATGATTTTACCAGGCTTGGCTTCTTGGCTAAGGGAACCGATGTCTCTCCTATTATTCCAGCTTTGGAAGCAATCTGGCAAAACTCATCTGGGAAAGGACTCGCTGATTTCAATTTCCGAAGTGTTACGGGTGCTTACATGTTGTTTACTTGTGTCGTTGGTTTTCTTTCTGCATCTACTTTGAAAGATTTTTTCTGTCATGGGCACCCAAACCAAACGTTGTGCTGTTTCTGTTGCAGGGCAATTTAACAAGTTAGTTTACAACTATCGTATCCGAATTCCAGAGAGGTTTTCTCTCGTTATTCGTTCTTTGCTGACACAAGAGGGCATCTGCTTCACGTTGAAGccagattttaaatttcttgagGTGAATGCACTTCTTGTCATGGTACTctgttttaaaattcttacagtttaagtttttaatgCCTACTACAAATTATGTATGGTAATCTCTGTGATTACGCACTTGCTTTTTTCATGAATTACAAGCAACGGCTCTCTCTTGATGCATGATCTTTATCTGCACTGTCGTGCATATCTAGGTTGCCTATCCATATGTGGCGAAGCGTCTGCTTACAGATCCTAATCCAGCTCTCCGTGAACGCCTTATACAGGTAAGTTTAAGGTCATATTCCCCCAAACTTGCAGTTTTTTAAGAATGTGAATCAATCAGTTTATATTTGGAGAACATATTTGTTTTGAGTTCAATGCTTACTATTTAGTTGAAAGAACCATTATATAACTTCTGACACTTCTTTGTATACTAATTCACTGTATTTTTAACTGCCTTGTCATTGATTACTTAAACTATGTTTCTTCAATAATAACCTACTACCTACCGTAGGTTCTTTTCAAAGACAACGTTTTCCAATGGAAACGGCTTGAAAACCTTATTACTCTTGCAAAGGAGAATGTAGCGAGGATGAGCAGCAATCCTGCATTGAGAGTAAAGGACATGTCTGTATCATTTCAGGACCAGTTTTCTTAGTTCTTTTCTATCTGCTTGAGAGTTTTAAGAACGTGTATTCACACTATCCATTTTTGCAGgcaaaatttaaagagcttgcAAGTTCCAAAAAAATTGGACCTAACTGACACCATTAAAGATGGAGCTCGCCTTTTTTTCACTGATGAAGGAATTCGTCGACAGCTGCTTCTTGCGCTCACAGAAGATTCAAAGCTTCACATTCAAGAGGTTTGCGAACCTGAATGTTATCTATTTCATCCAGTTGCTATGTGCTATTTACAAATGTGCTGAAATTTCTTTGTCTTTTGTAGCTTGTGGATGTATACAGGCTAGTCGAAAGTGATATTGATATGCCTTCATTAGCTACAGAAGTTGTAAGAggtaaaatatcaataataagaGTTTTGAAGGCGCAGGTTACATTGTTCTATATTTGTTTCTCAGTTTTTAACCCCCCAACTTGCAGACTTTCCGAATGTCGTCCGAGATCTTGCACTTTCCTGGAGTGACTCAGTTTTGTCAGACAGATGATTGAAGCTTTTTTGAAGAGCTACATAAGAATGCGATCTTAGTTGTTTTGGATGATTATTATACCATGCTGACCAGAATCGTTGAGCATTTTTCACTCAAATGCTCAACTGACCAACCAAAAATGTGTTTCTGATGCAACCGCTGGATAGAAatcattgttttattgttgtgTAGATGTGTATATGTAAAGCACTTCAGTCTTCAGGTGATAGCAAATCAGAAAAGACC encodes:
- the LOC102610410 gene encoding protein ACTIVITY OF BC1 COMPLEX KINASE 1, chloroplastic, whose protein sequence is MDLINPNCINSLVFSTNKHRQTNKCRNVFSTSKESSFRLSTAPQRSERFSTSISASDASVNGVTTTPADKRSLELVKSSKAMEQLDIERGVCVPFRKYTPETVRNKVLESRGAVISLMSRGVEIVWSLGLYWSNLTYDCLVGRDKEVVPDRARQLRNLLCNLGPSFIKAGQVLANRPDIVREDYMNELCILQDDVPSFPNQVAFNIIEEELGRPLEAVFSKISSQTIAAASLGQVYRATLRETGEDVAIKVQRPGIEPIIYRDLFLFRTLASFLNGISIQKLGCNAELIVDEFGEKLLEELDYTLEARNMEDFLENFKDDPTVKIPRVYKRLSGSRVLVMEWIDGIRCTDPQAIKGAGIDVGGFLTVGVSAALRQLLEFGLFHGDPHPGNIFAMRDGRIAYVDFGNVAELSQQNKQILIDAVVHAVNEDYAEMANDFTRLGFLAKGTDVSPIIPALEAIWQNSSGKGLADFNFRSVTGQFNKLVYNYRIRIPERFSLVIRSLLTQEGICFTLKPDFKFLEVAYPYVAKRLLTDPNPALRERLIQVLFKDNVFQWKRLENLITLAKENVARMSSNPALRVKDMQNLKSLQVPKKLDLTDTIKDGARLFFTDEGIRRQLLLALTEDSKLHIQELVDVYRLVESDIDMPSLATEVVRDFPNVVRDLALSWSDSVLSDR